CCGCCCTGGTACGTGCTTTTCCCTTTTTGATACAGCCCGAATTCATTCACCAGGTCGTCGCCGGCGTCTTCCAGTTCGCCCACCACGTTGGTGACGATCTCCAGCATCTCGTAGGCCTCCTTGCGTACGGAGGCTTCCCGCTCAGCGATCAAACGCAGCTTCTGTTCCAGCTGATGCATGGCTTCTTGGCTGCGCTGGGCCTGTCCGCGGTACTGCCCCCGGCTCACCATCAGGCCCCGGTAGTTGTGGCGCAGGTGGAGGTAAAGCGTTTCCAGTGCACTCCGCTCGAGAGCCCCCGGATCGGAGGGGAAAGTGCCTGTGGGTGGATAAAGGATCGGCATTATCTGATGCTCCTTCAGTTGCCGATGTTGAAAGCACGGAAGCGGTCGGCTCTCACCGCCATCCCCGCATGTTCCACATAGGTGTTGCCATCGTTGAGTCGAAAGGGCCCCTGATCGGACGGCCATGAGGACGGCAATGGTTCGGCCTTGGATTCCGACTCGGGCATGGTGAGCACGATCAGAACCGCAACGCAGGTGTCGAGGATCAGCAGCGGGTCGAAGAGAGGAAGCATCGGAATCGGTGGATGCGTGGAATCCTCCATAGCTTTGGCTGAAAGGCCTTTTGGAACCTCCCCCAATCGGGGGAGAAGGTTCTGAAAGTTGGATGAGCGTGGAAGCCGTCTCGCCGGTGAGAGGCTCAACGTTGATCGCTCGTTCTGCCCCTGACCAGCACCGCGCCGATGCCGGCGCCAACCTCAAGCGGGCCCCCGAGCAGCTCAATGAAAACGAAGCTGGGGTGGAGCGGTTGGGCATCATGAGTCGAAGGCCTGATCGACCCACTGAATTGAGGGTCTACCAGCTGCAGTGAAGGCCTCAACGCCACTTAGGATTTCTGTGTCTTTCGATAAGGACCGTTCGCGGCCTTGACCAAAAAAATCATTGTCGGCAGTGAGGAGTGGTGCTCCCTGCCAGGGCTTGGGCTGCCGGCAATCAAGGCACGGGTTGACTCCGGCGCAGCAACGTCCTCCTTGCATGCCTTCAACATCGTGCCGTTTCAGCGCGATGGAGACCGGTGGATCAGTTTTGAAGTGCATCCGCTTCAGAACGACCGTTCCGTGGTGATTCGCCATGAGTCGCCTGTGCTGGAACAGCGTGGTGTGCGCAACACCAGCGGCATCACCGAAACCCGCTATGTGATTCGTGAACAGCTGGTGCTCGGTGAAGAGAGCTGGCCGATTGAGCTCACCCTCACCAACCGCGATGCGATGGGCTATCGCATGCTGCTCGGCCGTGAAGCCATGGTGGGTCGCGTGTTGGTGGATCCCGAGGGCAGCCATCAACTCGGCGATCTCCGCCAGGACGAGCTCGAGGCGATGTATGCCCCTCTGCGCACCGAGCGCAATGGCCTGCGTATTGCCCTGCTGGCCTCGGACCCGGAGCTTTACAGCAACCGCCGTCTTCTGGAGGCCGGCGAGGAACGGGGCCACCGCATGGAGTTCCTCAATGTCAAGCAGTGCTACATGCGCTTGGATCCACAGAATCCTGAGATGCATTACCGGGGTGGCAATGTGCTGGAGCGCATCGATGCGGTGATTCCGCGGATTCGCCCCAGTGTCACCTTCTACGGCTGTGCGATCACACGACAGTTCGAGGCGATGGGCATCCGCGTGCTCAATGCCGCAGAACCGATCAAGCGCTCTCGCGACAAGCTTCTGGCGTCCCAGTTGTTTGTGCGGCACGGCCTGAACATGCCGGTCACCGGCTTTGCCAGCTCACCTCTCGACACCAAAGACCTGATCAAGATGGTGGGTGGTGCCCCGTTGATCCTCAAGTTGCTGGAGGGAGCTCAGGGGCGTGGTGTTGTGTTGGCTGAGACCCAGAAAGCGGCAGAAAGTGTGATCAACGCCATGAAAAGCCTGAACGCCAACCTTCTGGTGCAGGAATTCATCAAGGAAGCAGGTGGAAAAGATCTGCGTTGTTTCGTGATCGGCGGCAAAGTTGTTTCCGCGATTGAACGCACGGCTGCGGTCGGAGATTTTCGCTCCAATATTCATCAAGGTGGGTCGGCCCAGGCCGTGCGCATCCGCCCGGAAGAACGCAAGTTGGCTGTTTCGGCGACCCGTGCCCTCGGGTTGGATGTCGCCGGAGTTGACATCATTCGCTCTGAGCGAGGCCCTCTGCTGTTGGAGGTGAATTCAAGTCCTGGCTTGGAGGGCATTGAAACGGCCACAGGCAAGGATCTGGCCGGCTTGATGATTCAAGAAATCGAGCGAAAACTGGGCTGGGTCCGCACACGCTTATCGGAACCTCTGGTCGCTTGTTGATCTGGATCCTGCTGGATTCGTCTCGGCCCTTTCTCAAGCAAAGTATCGATGCTCTGTTTTAAAAGCCCTTCGATGCTGGCACTGCTGGTGTTGGTGATTTGGATGAGTTCGATTTCATGGCGTCTATCGCGAAAGGCGTTGTAAGTGGCGACCAGGGCTAGTCATTGCCATTCCCTTTGCTTATCATCACTGATGTGCTGATCTGGCTCATCGCTGGCTTCATCCTCAGCCGGGTGTTCAGCAAGAGCCGCAGAACTAGGAACTGAGAGGCCAGGGCGAGCTGTTAGCTGGATCCAGCGAAAAGTCAATGAGGCATGAGAACAGAATGAAAGCATTGTTCACATCATTCCCCGCATCCGACTATGCCGCCAGCAAACGATTTTATGAAAGGGTGATTGGTCTGCGGTTGCTGAGGGAGTTCGACGGTGAACCGCACAGGTTCACGAACTACGATCTCGGCGGCATGATGTTAAAAGTGTATGAGTGGCAAGAGAAGTACTACGGAGTCGGCCACTCGGGTTTGTTTATCGAGACAGACGATCTCGACGAAGTGGTGAATCGGATTCGCAGCCTCGGTGGGAAGACCACAGACATCGTTGTGCACACATGGGGTGGCCGAAGTTGCTCTGTTACCGATCCTTTCGGGACTATCTTCGATCTGATCGATTCGAATCAGAAAGGAAATACTTAACCAGTTGGATGCACCGTTGTATCCGGAAGAAGACTCGTCTCTCGTTGTGGTGGAGTATGAATCGACGTAAAACCCAGCTGTATTCGAGGGCCAGGCACGCGTGCGCCGACGCTTTTGCTGAGTCAAAAGACGCCGCTTTGATCACTTATAAAGACTGTTTCTGCAGTGTTTTCATCTCGTTTTATCACTTCATTTAAAGGTATCTCCTGTACCACTGGAGAACTTTCTCCATCAGCTTGACCGTGTTATTGCGATCCTTGAAGTAGTGGCCTTCGCCTTCGAAGAGGATGAGTTCGGTTGGAACCTTGTTTTTTTTCAGCGCTGCATACAACTCCCGGGCCTGCCCGACTGGCGTTCGCTTGTCGACAGTGCCTTGGTAGATCAGAGTTGGCGTTGATGCGTGCTGGGCATGATTCACTGGCGATCGCTCGGCATAAAGTTCTGGGTTCTCCTCGGGGGTTCCCAACAGGAGCGTGGTAAACATTCCGGGTATTATCGATGTGTTCCAGAGTGTTTTCCAGTTCGCGATCACTCCTCCGGCGACAGCGACCTTGAAGCGATTCGTTTGCGTGATGGCCCATGGAGTCATGAATCCCCCATAACTGAAACCGCCAATGCCAAGGCGCTCGGGATCGGCTATTCCAGACGAAATCAGTGAATCGACTCCGCTCATGATGTCGACATAGTCAACACCCCCTAAATCACCAACAATTGCGTCTGCATATTTGGTCCCACCGCCTCTCGATCCTCTTGGGTTTGGGAGAAAGACCGCGTAACCGTGGGAAGCCAGAAACTGTCCCCAGCCGATGTAGCCCTCCTGCCAGCCATTCCACCAAGCCCAATAGGGACCGCCATGGATCAGAGTGATCAGCGGTAAGGGTGTATTGAGAGCCTGCCCGTTGGGCTTGATCAGCATTCCATGAATCACTTCCTTGTCATTTTTGTTCCGCCATGTCACTTCTTCGATCGGTGACAATCTGAGATTTTGTATGTCTGGATTGAGAGCTGTCAGCTTCCGCCTCTCTCCCGATCGGCTGAGCCAGACATCTGCTGGAGATGTGGCAGACTCTTTGAGATAGAGAAAGTCGCCCTGATCACTGAAGCTGAATGTTGTGAATGTTGGCGACTCTGAAAGCCAGTCCACAGAGGCCCTCTCGAGTGCGGTAGTGGCGCCTGTTCTGATGTCTATCGTCGCAATAATCCCATTGTTCTTATCCAGAATCTTGGTTCTCAGCGAGGTTGAATCCGGGGCCCATTCCACCTCAAGAATGTCGCCGCTCTGGCTCATTGGCAGGGCTGTCACCGTGCCGGCCTTGACGTTAAGAAGCATGGGAACAACAGAAGCCCTTGTGGCTGATGGCCCGAGGAAAAAGACATAGTTCCCATCTGGAGACCATCGAATCAGAGTGAAGTAGCCCGTGTCGAGGGTGAAATCCTTGATGGTGCGTTGTGATGCGATGTCGACAAGCGACAGTGATTTCTTGGCAAACCAACCCTCGTAACCTGTTGCCGTATTCCTTAGAACTGCAAGTGTGGATGAATC
The sequence above is a segment of the Synechococcus sp. PROS-7-1 genome. Coding sequences within it:
- a CDS encoding VOC family protein, which encodes MKALFTSFPASDYAASKRFYERVIGLRLLREFDGEPHRFTNYDLGGMMLKVYEWQEKYYGVGHSGLFIETDDLDEVVNRIRSLGGKTTDIVVHTWGGRSCSVTDPFGTIFDLIDSNQKGNT
- a CDS encoding S9 family peptidase, yielding MAQTRVAEPVDFVKVRKATDLQMSPRGTFGAFVLNTPNQEKSPKWLSTRTIWIKALDQDQKWNQPFTDLAESWSPAWSPNGRRLAFVARRASQSAKPEAAESAQIFIADADGSNPTPLTTLHHQVKAFRWAPDSETIAFIAQAEQKEGAESLGSGKLKLFSVNIHRKLARPVLKDDEHLIDFSWGPDSSTLAVLRNTATGYEGWFAKKSLSLVDIASQRTIKDFTLDTGYFTLIRWSPDGNYVFFLGPSATRASVVPMLLNVKAGTVTALPMSQSGDILEVEWAPDSTSLRTKILDKNNGIIATIDIRTGATTALERASVDWLSESPTFTTFSFSDQGDFLYLKESATSPADVWLSRSGERRKLTALNPDIQNLRLSPIEEVTWRNKNDKEVIHGMLIKPNGQALNTPLPLITLIHGGPYWAWWNGWQEGYIGWGQFLASHGYAVFLPNPRGSRGGGTKYADAIVGDLGGVDYVDIMSGVDSLISSGIADPERLGIGGFSYGGFMTPWAITQTNRFKVAVAGGVIANWKTLWNTSIIPGMFTTLLLGTPEENPELYAERSPVNHAQHASTPTLIYQGTVDKRTPVGQARELYAALKKNKVPTELILFEGEGHYFKDRNNTVKLMEKVLQWYRRYL
- the rimK gene encoding 30S ribosomal protein S6--L-glutamate ligase, coding for MRIALLASDPELYSNRRLLEAGEERGHRMEFLNVKQCYMRLDPQNPEMHYRGGNVLERIDAVIPRIRPSVTFYGCAITRQFEAMGIRVLNAAEPIKRSRDKLLASQLFVRHGLNMPVTGFASSPLDTKDLIKMVGGAPLILKLLEGAQGRGVVLAETQKAAESVINAMKSLNANLLVQEFIKEAGGKDLRCFVIGGKVVSAIERTAAVGDFRSNIHQGGSAQAVRIRPEERKLAVSATRALGLDVAGVDIIRSERGPLLLEVNSSPGLEGIETATGKDLAGLMIQEIERKLGWVRTRLSEPLVAC